AACCCCAGGCAAGGCGGATCAGTTTTTTATTGATGCTCTTTTCATCAGCATCAGCATAGAAAAGGACTTTCTTTTTGATGTTTTTATCCAGGGATTTAAACCAGCCTGTCAGCGTGTCGTTATCGTGGGTACCGGTGTAAACAATGAAATTGTCGGTGTAAGTATGCGGCAGGTATTTTACGCCATCATCGGAGTGGAAGGCAAATTGCAGGATTTTCATCCCCGGAAACCCGTATTTCATCCTTAATGCATCTACTTCAGCAGTGATAATGCCGAGGTCTTCGGCAATGATTGGCAATTCACCCAGTTCATTACGAATCGCTTCAAACAGTTCATCACCGGGTGCTTTTATCCATTCTCCGTTAATGGCAGTCGGCTCGCCATAAGGCACTGACCAGAAAGCTTCAAAGCCGCGAAAATGGTCAATCCGCACGTAATCATACAACCCGAACGAAGCTTTCACCCTGTTGATCCACCATTTAAATCCGTTCCTTTTCATTTTTTCCCAGTTATAAAGTGGATTCCCCCACAATTGACCGGTCTTACTGAAATAATCGGGTGGTACACCTGCAACGCTGATGGGATTGCGCTTATTATCGAATAAAAACAACTCATGGTTGCTCCAAACCTCGGCGCTATCATGGGCCACATACAACGGGATGTCACCGATGATCGAAACATTCTTGTCATTGGCGTACTTTTTCACGGTTGACCACTGACGATGGAACAGGTACTGCACGAACTGATGGTAGCTGATTTCAAATTGCGAATGTTGACTGAAGGTGTCCAAAGCTTCCTTGCTTCTTAAGCGAAATTCCTCCGGCCATTCCCACCAGGGTTTTCCGTTAAACAATTCCTTCAGGGCAACAAAGGTGGCATATTCCTTAAGCCAGTTGCTTTGACTGGCAATAAACGCATGATATTGGGCGTCATTCCCTGCAAGGTTGTCGAAAAAGTGCCTGTGAGCTAATTTAAGCATTTTGCGCTTGTAATTGATCACTGCACCGTAGTTCACTTTAGCTTCCGGAAAGTCGGGGACTGGATTCAACTCCCTTTTTTTCAGTAATCCCTCTGATACCAGTAGGTTAAGGTCAATAAGAATTGGATTCCCGGCATAAATGGAAAAACACTGATAGGGCGAGTCTCCATAGCCTGTGTGTCCCATAGGCAGAACTTGCCAGAGTTTTTGGTTTGCTCCGGATAGGAAATCGATAAAATCCATGGCGTTTTTACCCAAAGACCCGATTCCATGGTCGCCCGGTAAGGATGTCGGATGCAGCAAAATGCCGCTGCTTCGTTCTATTTTCATGGTAAGTACTTGATTGGATTTTTTTTTGCAAAATAACCGAATTCAAGGCAGACTACAAAGACAAAAGCGTAAAATATAATTAATGGCTAGGATAACATGTAAGTGTGTAATTGTCATCAGGTAGCTGGCAAAAGGTGTTTGGAATTATTTCAAAGCCATCAGACAAGGACGAAATCATAGAAAAAAATTTGCTTTTGCTTTGAGATGATTAAATGGCAACTAAAACCGTCTTTTCGGTTTCAGTTGCCAATTAAAGTAAACTGTTACTGATGATATTACTCTGCCTCAAATGCCTGCTCAAATTCATCGTCGAACCGCTTGTTCACAATGTCGCAGCCGTGATTGAACAGCCGGTTGGCGTTGTCCTTTTTAGTAACATTAAACTGAAAAACCATCTTTTCCCGATCAGTCTGGGGTGGTAGCAAACTGAAGAATTCGTTGAGCGCATCTTCCTGGTCGTTGATTCCGTTTAACCCAAAACCTTTCATCAGTTCGATGAGTTGCTGCGGAGACGATTTTTCAATGGCAGATTCCATTTGTTTGTCAAATTTCTGGAGTTTACGCTGGGTGGTGGTAAAACTTCCACCAATTTCGAATGGCAATGAAGCAGGGAGCACCAGGTCAGCTTTTAGGGCGGTTTCGGTGAAGAAGTAATCCTGCACCATAATAAACTCGGTAGAAATGAGCCAGTCTTCGATCTCGGTTTTATCCATAGCGCATCCAACGGGGTCTTCGCCAAAAATGAAGAGATTCTTAAGATCATGCTCAATCAACAATTTGTATGGGCTTTTAATTCGGGTTGGCAGTTCGGCTACTCCCCACTTTTCCTTTAGCTTTTCAATCACTTTTGGGTCATCGCACAACTGGAAACCGGGAGCAACTTTATGGCAACCACCCATGTCGATTATACCCTGGGTATTGTTTTTCTCTTTGATGGCTAAAAGTCCCTGCGCTGTTTTGCCTAACTTACCGGTGATGATGGCCAGGTTATGCAGTTCATAGCTTGTATTGGCTGATATCTCTTTTTCGGTGAAAACGAGGATGGCGTTCTGCTCTTCGTTAAATCCCTTGGCAAACTGCACCAGTTCTTCGATGCAGGTCATACCGGCTTTTTCGAACAGTTCGTCAAAATCTTCTGCAAGTAAATGCTTTTTGTAATCTTCAAATCCTGTGGATCGTCCTTTGATGAAAAGCTGGTTTTCATGGCCTCCTGATAGCAGGTAATAATTTACTGCCTTGATAAAATGATAATAGGATTTGATGTGATGCACCCGGTCAACTTTATGTTCCATGCCGCTTTCGCTCTGGTTGGTAAATAGCTCCACCGGAACATTGTAACGATGATGGGCATTGAAAATCATATGATTCACCAGTGGGTAGTCCATATGCAGATTTGATCCAAAAATATAGATCCGGCTGGCTTCTTTAATTTGCTCAAATGGAACGGAAACCATTGCATTCATGCCATAACCTATACCTCTTCCAATGTATTGGAAACAGTTGACGTTGTTTGTTTTTACCCCTGCACGTGCCAGTTTTTCGATCATGTAAATCTCCTCGTTGGTCAGGCGTGCACCGGCGAAGAATGCATTGTGATCTGGTTCAACGGATTTGATTTTATCGATGATCAGATGAAAGGCTTTCTCAAAAGTAATGGGCTCAAATTTGCCGTTTACCTTCAACAACGGTTTGGTGATACGGGACCTGTCGTTAAGGTATTTGTATCCAAACTTTGCCTGGCGGCTGATGTTGCCATCTTTATTAAGATCGCCTACCCTTCCTGATGCCTTCATGAAGAACCCTGCTTTGTGGTGCAGGTTGATTTCAAATCCTTCAGGGCCGATGTTATCCACTGTTTCGATGGTGTCGAAGCGCATCGGACCGGGTTTAAAAGGAACGTTTTCTGACATGGCTGCAGTGGGGCACGTTTCGATGCACAGGCCGCAGGATTCACAGGTGGTTTCGAGCAGTGATTTTCCCATGGTTGGCGCTACAAATGTGCTGAATCCCCTGTTGACTAACCCGAGTGCATTGGCGCCGACCACTTCTTTACAAATCCTGATGCATCGGGAACAGAGGATGCATTTATTGTTGTCGATTTCGATATACGGGTGCGAGAAATCTACTTCAAACTCGTTGAAGGCGCCTTCAAAATGCTTTTGCTCTGCATGGTATTCAGTTCCAAACTTTTTAAAATCGCAGGTAAAATACTCCACGCATCCGCACTCGAGGCATCGTTGGGTTTCCTGGCGGGCAATTTCCTCATTGGCATATCCCAACTCAACCTCATTGAAATTAATCCGGTTGTCTGGTTCGATGGTAGGCATTTCCTGGCGCAACTGATGCAGGTATCTGCCGATATATTTGTCGGGTTGCTGTTCGTGAAAATTATCTTTCCTGCTTAGAAATTCTTTGGTTTCCGGTACTATTGGTTGTCCTGTTAAAAACTGGTGACAACTGCGCGAGGCCACTTTGGCCTGTGCAATGGCTTCAATAATTGTTGCTGGTCCTGAAACGCCATCGCCGGCAGCAAATATCGATGGGATTCCGGTTTGCAGCGTGGTTCTGTTGCATTCTATGTCGCCCCATTTAGTGACTTTTAACTGGCCACTATCAGCAATTCCATTTACATCTTCGAGAAAATTCACTTCGGTTTTCTGACCGATTGCTGCCAGGATGTAATCCACCTTTACATCAAAATCAGAACCTTCTTTTGGTACCGGACGGCGACGGCCAGAAGCATCGGGTTCCCCAAGTTCCATTCGCAGGCAGGTGATGGAGTGCACATTGCCCTGCTCATCCTTGTTTACCAACCTGGGGTTGGTCAGGAAGAGGTATTCAACGCCTTCGAGTTTTGATTCGTGAATTTCGATTGGGTTGGCAGGCATCTCCTTTTCGGTGCGGCGATAGATCACATACACCTTGTCAGCACCGCATCTGATGGATGTGCGGCAACAGTCCATGGCGGTGTTTCCACCCCCCACAACAGCCACCGTTTTTCCTTTGAAATTGTATCTTTGGCCAGTCACTTCCATGTTTCTTAAAAAGTCGATCCCGGAGAAGACATTTCCGGCATCTTCACCTTCGCAACCCAGGAGCGATCCCCTTTGCGAACCGATCGTCAGAATTACGGCGTCATAGTTTTTCTTGAGTTCGTGGTAATGAAGGTTGTCACCTAATTTTTGGTTGTAAAATATCTTTGCTCCAAGTTCGGTTACAGCCGCTACTTCTTTGTCAATGATATCATTTGGGAGTCTGTATTCCGGGATTCCATAACGCAGCCAGCCACCAGGTGCGGGAGCTGCTTCGTAGATGTCGCACTGATGGCCTTTTTGCTGAAGAAAATAAGCACAGGATAAACCTCCCGGCCCGGCGCCGATGATGGCTACTTTTTTACCGGTTGACGGAGCAACTTTGGGGATAAAACGGCTTGGTGATTCCAGGTCAATGTCGGC
The sequence above is drawn from the Bacteroidales bacterium genome and encodes:
- a CDS encoding FAD-dependent oxidoreductase encodes the protein MNDTFNIILNGKIVKGKPGETILELARRNNVHIPTLCNDPRLEPFSSCYLCVVEIEGYRILQPACSTKIAEGFKIETENERIRKARKTALDLLASNHYADCMAPCKSTCPAGVDVQGYISLIEKGLYSEAIGLIKETNPLPAICGRVCVRPCEAACRRNLLSEGTGVGIDYLKRFAADIDLESPSRFIPKVAPSTGKKVAIIGAGPGGLSCAYFLQQKGHQCDIYEAAPAPGGWLRYGIPEYRLPNDIIDKEVAAVTELGAKIFYNQKLGDNLHYHELKKNYDAVILTIGSQRGSLLGCEGEDAGNVFSGIDFLRNMEVTGQRYNFKGKTVAVVGGGNTAMDCCRTSIRCGADKVYVIYRRTEKEMPANPIEIHESKLEGVEYLFLTNPRLVNKDEQGNVHSITCLRMELGEPDASGRRRPVPKEGSDFDVKVDYILAAIGQKTEVNFLEDVNGIADSGQLKVTKWGDIECNRTTLQTGIPSIFAAGDGVSGPATIIEAIAQAKVASRSCHQFLTGQPIVPETKEFLSRKDNFHEQQPDKYIGRYLHQLRQEMPTIEPDNRINFNEVELGYANEEIARQETQRCLECGCVEYFTCDFKKFGTEYHAEQKHFEGAFNEFEVDFSHPYIEIDNNKCILCSRCIRICKEVVGANALGLVNRGFSTFVAPTMGKSLLETTCESCGLCIETCPTAAMSENVPFKPGPMRFDTIETVDNIGPEGFEINLHHKAGFFMKASGRVGDLNKDGNISRQAKFGYKYLNDRSRITKPLLKVNGKFEPITFEKAFHLIIDKIKSVEPDHNAFFAGARLTNEEIYMIEKLARAGVKTNNVNCFQYIGRGIGYGMNAMVSVPFEQIKEASRIYIFGSNLHMDYPLVNHMIFNAHHRYNVPVELFTNQSESGMEHKVDRVHHIKSYYHFIKAVNYYLLSGGHENQLFIKGRSTGFEDYKKHLLAEDFDELFEKAGMTCIEELVQFAKGFNEEQNAILVFTEKEISANTSYELHNLAIITGKLGKTAQGLLAIKEKNNTQGIIDMGGCHKVAPGFQLCDDPKVIEKLKEKWGVAELPTRIKSPYKLLIEHDLKNLFIFGEDPVGCAMDKTEIEDWLISTEFIMVQDYFFTETALKADLVLPASLPFEIGGSFTTTQRKLQKFDKQMESAIEKSSPQQLIELMKGFGLNGINDQEDALNEFFSLLPPQTDREKMVFQFNVTKKDNANRLFNHGCDIVNKRFDDEFEQAFEAE
- the malQ gene encoding 4-alpha-glucanotransferase produces the protein MKIERSSGILLHPTSLPGDHGIGSLGKNAMDFIDFLSGANQKLWQVLPMGHTGYGDSPYQCFSIYAGNPILIDLNLLVSEGLLKKRELNPVPDFPEAKVNYGAVINYKRKMLKLAHRHFFDNLAGNDAQYHAFIASQSNWLKEYATFVALKELFNGKPWWEWPEEFRLRSKEALDTFSQHSQFEISYHQFVQYLFHRQWSTVKKYANDKNVSIIGDIPLYVAHDSAEVWSNHELFLFDNKRNPISVAGVPPDYFSKTGQLWGNPLYNWEKMKRNGFKWWINRVKASFGLYDYVRIDHFRGFEAFWSVPYGEPTAINGEWIKAPGDELFEAIRNELGELPIIAEDLGIITAEVDALRMKYGFPGMKILQFAFHSDDGVKYLPHTYTDNFIVYTGTHDNDTLTGWFKSLDKNIKKKVLFYADADEKSINKKLIRLAWGSVGKLAVVPLQDILELGSEARMNTPGTASGNWQWRFRKNQLKKEQSTWLSEITTIYNR